In one Dasypus novemcinctus isolate mDasNov1 chromosome 25, mDasNov1.1.hap2, whole genome shotgun sequence genomic region, the following are encoded:
- the STMN4 gene encoding stathmin-4 isoform X1, protein MTLAAYKEKMKELPLVSLFCSCFLADPLNKPNYKYEGWCGRQCRRKDQSQRKDSADWRERREQADTVDLNWCVISDMEVIELNKCTSGQSFEVILKPPSFDGVPEFNASLPRRRDPSLEEIQKKLEAAEERRKYQEAELLKHLAEKREHEREVIQKAIEENNNFIKMAKEKLAQKMESNKENREAHLAAMLERLQEKDKHAEEVRKNKELKEEASR, encoded by the exons ATGACTCTAGCTG CctacaaagagaaaatgaaagaacttcCCCTGGTGTCCTTGTTCTGCTCCTGTTTCCTGGCTGATCCCCTGAACAAGCCAAACTACAAATACGAAG GCTGGTGTGGGAGACAGTGTAGGAGAAAAGATCAAAGCCAGCGGAAAGACAGTGCTGactggagagaaagaagagagcagG CAGACACAGTGGACCTGAACTGGTGTGTAATTTCTGACATGGAAGTCATTGAGCTGAACAAATGCACCTCGGGCCAGTCCTTTGAAGTCATCCTGAAGCCGCCCTCCTTTGATGGTGTGCCCGAGTTCAATGCCTCCCTGCCCCGACGGCGAGACCCATCACTGGAGGAGATCCAGAAGAAATTAGAAGCTGCTGAAGAACGAAGGAAG TACCAAGAAGCTGAGCTCCTGAAGCACCTGGCAGAGAAACGAGAACATGAGAGGGAGGTGATCCAAAAAGCCATTGAGGAAAACAACAACTTCATCAAGATGGCTAAGGAAAAGTTGGCACAGAAGATGGAATCCAATAAGGAGAACCGGGAGGCCCATCTTGCTGCCATGTTGGAACGCCTGCAAGAAAAG gACAAGCACGCGGAGGAGGTGCGGAAAAACAAGGAGCTGAAGGAAGAGGCCTCCAGGTAA
- the STMN4 gene encoding stathmin-4 isoform X4: MTLAAYKEKMKELPLVSLFCSCFLADPLNKPNYKYEADTVDLNWCVISDMEVIELNKCTSGQSFEVILKPPSFDGVPEFNASLPRRRDPSLEEIQKKLEAAEERRKYQEAELLKHLAEKREHEREVIQKAIEENNNFIKMAKEKLAQKMESNKENREAHLAAMLERLQEKEPPAAR; the protein is encoded by the exons ATGACTCTAGCTG CctacaaagagaaaatgaaagaacttcCCCTGGTGTCCTTGTTCTGCTCCTGTTTCCTGGCTGATCCCCTGAACAAGCCAAACTACAAATACGAAG CAGACACAGTGGACCTGAACTGGTGTGTAATTTCTGACATGGAAGTCATTGAGCTGAACAAATGCACCTCGGGCCAGTCCTTTGAAGTCATCCTGAAGCCGCCCTCCTTTGATGGTGTGCCCGAGTTCAATGCCTCCCTGCCCCGACGGCGAGACCCATCACTGGAGGAGATCCAGAAGAAATTAGAAGCTGCTGAAGAACGAAGGAAG TACCAAGAAGCTGAGCTCCTGAAGCACCTGGCAGAGAAACGAGAACATGAGAGGGAGGTGATCCAAAAAGCCATTGAGGAAAACAACAACTTCATCAAGATGGCTAAGGAAAAGTTGGCACAGAAGATGGAATCCAATAAGGAGAACCGGGAGGCCCATCTTGCTGCCATGTTGGAACGCCTGCAAGAAAAG GAGCCGCCTGCTGCGCGGTGA
- the STMN4 gene encoding stathmin-4 isoform X2, with translation MTLAAYKEKMKELPLVSLFCSCFLADPLNKPNYKYEGWCGRQCRRKDQSQRKDSADWRERREQADTVDLNWCVISDMEVIELNKCTSGQSFEVILKPPSFDGVPEFNASLPRRRDPSLEEIQKKLEAAEERRKYQEAELLKHLAEKREHEREVIQKAIEENNNFIKMAKEKLAQKMESNKENREAHLAAMLERLQEKEPPAAR, from the exons ATGACTCTAGCTG CctacaaagagaaaatgaaagaacttcCCCTGGTGTCCTTGTTCTGCTCCTGTTTCCTGGCTGATCCCCTGAACAAGCCAAACTACAAATACGAAG GCTGGTGTGGGAGACAGTGTAGGAGAAAAGATCAAAGCCAGCGGAAAGACAGTGCTGactggagagaaagaagagagcagG CAGACACAGTGGACCTGAACTGGTGTGTAATTTCTGACATGGAAGTCATTGAGCTGAACAAATGCACCTCGGGCCAGTCCTTTGAAGTCATCCTGAAGCCGCCCTCCTTTGATGGTGTGCCCGAGTTCAATGCCTCCCTGCCCCGACGGCGAGACCCATCACTGGAGGAGATCCAGAAGAAATTAGAAGCTGCTGAAGAACGAAGGAAG TACCAAGAAGCTGAGCTCCTGAAGCACCTGGCAGAGAAACGAGAACATGAGAGGGAGGTGATCCAAAAAGCCATTGAGGAAAACAACAACTTCATCAAGATGGCTAAGGAAAAGTTGGCACAGAAGATGGAATCCAATAAGGAGAACCGGGAGGCCCATCTTGCTGCCATGTTGGAACGCCTGCAAGAAAAG GAGCCGCCTGCTGCGCGGTGA
- the STMN4 gene encoding stathmin-4 isoform X3 produces MTLAAYKEKMKELPLVSLFCSCFLADPLNKPNYKYEADTVDLNWCVISDMEVIELNKCTSGQSFEVILKPPSFDGVPEFNASLPRRRDPSLEEIQKKLEAAEERRKYQEAELLKHLAEKREHEREVIQKAIEENNNFIKMAKEKLAQKMESNKENREAHLAAMLERLQEKDKHAEEVRKNKELKEEASR; encoded by the exons ATGACTCTAGCTG CctacaaagagaaaatgaaagaacttcCCCTGGTGTCCTTGTTCTGCTCCTGTTTCCTGGCTGATCCCCTGAACAAGCCAAACTACAAATACGAAG CAGACACAGTGGACCTGAACTGGTGTGTAATTTCTGACATGGAAGTCATTGAGCTGAACAAATGCACCTCGGGCCAGTCCTTTGAAGTCATCCTGAAGCCGCCCTCCTTTGATGGTGTGCCCGAGTTCAATGCCTCCCTGCCCCGACGGCGAGACCCATCACTGGAGGAGATCCAGAAGAAATTAGAAGCTGCTGAAGAACGAAGGAAG TACCAAGAAGCTGAGCTCCTGAAGCACCTGGCAGAGAAACGAGAACATGAGAGGGAGGTGATCCAAAAAGCCATTGAGGAAAACAACAACTTCATCAAGATGGCTAAGGAAAAGTTGGCACAGAAGATGGAATCCAATAAGGAGAACCGGGAGGCCCATCTTGCTGCCATGTTGGAACGCCTGCAAGAAAAG gACAAGCACGCGGAGGAGGTGCGGAAAAACAAGGAGCTGAAGGAAGAGGCCTCCAGGTAA